One Saccharomyces eubayanus strain FM1318 chromosome XVI, whole genome shotgun sequence DNA segment encodes these proteins:
- the NIP7 gene encoding ribosome biosynthesis protein NIP7 gives MRQLTEEETKVVFEKLAGYIGRNISFLVDNKELPHVFRLQKDRVYYVPDHVSKLATSVARSNLMSLGICLGKFTKTGKFRLHITSLTVLAKHAKYKIWIKPNGEMPFLYGNHVLKAHVGKMSDDIPEHAGVIVFGMNDIPLGFGVSSKSTSESRNMQPTAIVAFRQADIGEYLRDEDTLFT, from the coding sequence ATGAGACAATTAACAGAGGAAGAGACGAAGGTTGTTTTCGAAAAGCTGGCTGGCTATATCGGTAGAAATATTTCGTTTTTGGTTGATAACAAAGAACTACCTCATGTTTTCAGATTACAAAAGGATAGAGTATATTACGTGCCCGACCATGTTTCCAAATTGGCTACTAGCGTAGCAAGATCCAACTTGATGTCTCTAGGTATTTGTTTGGGCAAATTCACGAAGACTGGAAAATTCAGATTGCACATTACTTCCTTGACAGTACTAGCCAAGCATGCCAAGTATAAGATATGGATCAAACCTAATGGGGAAATGCCATTCCTATACGGCAACCATGTGTTAAAGGCGCATGTAGGTAAAATGTCTGACGATATACCAGAACATGCCGGTGTTATCGTTTTTGGCATGAATGATATTCCATTGGGGTTCGGTGTCAGTTCAAAGAGTACCTCTGAGTCAAGAAACATGCAACCTACTGCCATTGTTGCTTTCAGACAAGCCGATATCGGTGAATATTTGAGAGATGAAGACACTTTGTTTACTTAA
- the SRP72 gene encoding signal recognition particle subunit SRP72, whose product MAKDNLTSLISQLNIQLSQDEHSQVEQTCVKLLNSGCQDPADVFRRCLVAVIQQDKYQRALHYLKKFEHIDEKFGRKFALEKLYIFYKLNSSDEFNSLYRQIVTDDLDTVLKKGIESLRGILHVRAQYCYKNGLYEEAFKIYQHLASHNDRDQDSQIELACNERVPLSVVPELMNRSPLVTTIDESSYDLLFNESFILTSLGQYDESIKILEKALQAATDEGYKNDINTINLQLSFVLQMKGETTKSKEILKSLLKELEASSPFYLICKNNLNAFVDLSKYNTNFNLLLRELNVERLNTFNSQTFTYEQWSNIQRNILFLRLFNNGKINSQGSILSKTAHKYSELVDNVTLESYKTQAKKLYHHVTKSILSGTEGSVIGLLLLAIQLLIIEKEWENAIRISELFLNESWKSSFENFDDSQAIVCYILFELYKIKGRNHSKSILLKKLDSVRMQLKGKTQENIPFWKHVGFELLSIGNIKESKALLRELSSFNKANEDELVNRIVSSNSLDIAQGIDLVRNIDVKELIQLGVKPLESSVKKNKATTINKVQKRKILELKKKRKTKRVDKFLQGRDASKLPDPERWLPIKDRSTYRPKKKQQGGKQTQGGAMNKKSEQALDISKKGKPAANKKAKNKKKARK is encoded by the coding sequence ATGGCTAAGGATAATTTAACCAGTTTAATTTCTCAATTGAACATTCAGTTGTCTCAAGATGAGCATTCTCAGGTCGAACAGACTTGCGTGAAATTGTTGAATTCAGGCTGCCAAGACCCAGCAGACGTATTTAGACGTTGTTTGGTGGCTGTTATTCAACAAGATAAATACCAAAGAGCCTTGCActatttgaagaagttcGAACACATTGATGAGAAATTCGGTCGCAAATTTGCGTTAGAAAAACTGTACATTTTTTACAAATTGAATAGTTCCGACGAATTTAACTCATTGTACAGACAGATTGTCACAGATGACCTCGATACTGTACTGAAAAAAGGAATCGAGTCACTAAGAGGCATCTTACACGTGAGAGCACAGTACTGTTACAAGAATGGTTTGTATGAAGAGGCTTTCAAAATCTACCAACATTTAGCTAGTCACAACGATAGGGACCAGGACAGTCAAATCGAATTGGCTTGTAACGAAAGGGTTCCACTATCGGTAGTACCAGAATTAATGAACAGATCTCCGTTAGTGACCACCATAGACGAATCTTCCTACGATTTATTGTTCAACGAATCATTTATCCTGACATCCTTAGGTCAATATGATGAGAGCATCAAAATATTGGAGAAGGCCCTACAAGCAGCCACAGATGAAGGTTATAAAAACGATATCAATACCATCAATTTACAATTATCCTTTGTTTTGCAAATGAAGGGGGAAACCACGAAAAGCAAAGAGATATTAAAAAGCTTATTAAAGGAACTAGAAGCATCTTCTCCATTTTATTTGATCTGTAAAAATAACCTGAACGCATTCGTTGATTTATCCAAATATAACACCAATTTTAATCTACTGTTGAGGGAATTAAACGTGGAGAGGTTAAACACTTTCAATTCACAGACCTTCACATACGAGCAATGGTCGAACATTCAACGTAATATACTATTTCTACGTCTGTTCAATAATGGCAAAATTAATTCCCAGGGTTCCATTCTGTCAAAAACTGCTCACAAATATTCTGAGTTAGTGGATAATGTCACTTTGGAAAGTTACAAGACACAAGCCAAGAAACTTTATCATCATGTCACAAAGAGCATCTTAAGTGGCACAGAGGGTAGTGTAATTGGTTTGTTACTGCTAGCTATTCAATTGTTAATAATAGAAAAGGAATGGGAAAATGCTATCAGAATAAGTGAACTATTCTTGAATGAAAGTTGGAAatcatcttttgaaaactttgacGATTCACAGGCAATTGTATGCTACATTTTATTTGAACTATACAAGATTAAAGGGAGAAACCATTCAAAAAGTATcttgttaaaaaaattagattCTGTAAGAATGCAATTGAAGGGAAAAACCCAAGAAAACATACCATTCTGGAAGCACGTTGGGTTCGAACTATTGTCCATAGGCAACATTAAAGAATCGAAAGCTTTACTCAGGGAGCTCTCAAGCTTCAATAAAGCTAACGAAGATGAACTAGTCAACAGAATTGTCTCATCCAATTCTTTGGATATAGCGCAAGGCATAGATTTGGTGAGAAACATTGATGTTAAAGAATTAATTCAACTAGGTGTAAAACCTTTAGAATCTtctgtaaagaaaaataaggCCACTACAATTAACAAAGtacaaaagaggaaaatcctagaactgaaaaagaaaagaaagactAAGCGTGTGGACAAATTCCTACAAGGCCGTGACGCTTCCAAATTGCCCGATCCTGAAAGATGGCTTCCAATAAAGGACAGATCTACATACagaccaaagaaaaaacaacaaggCGGGAAACAAACCCAAGGTGGTGCTATGAACAAGAAGTCTGAACAAGCCCTTGATATATCAAAGAAGGGGAAGCCTGCTGCCAATAAAAAAGCtaagaataaaaagaagGCTCGTAAATAA
- the IPL1 gene encoding aurora kinase yields the protein MKRNSLVNVKLNANSPSRNPTTRPNTSKINKPWRISHSPQQRNPNSKIPSPVREKLNRLPVNNKKFLEIENSKIPSPIRKMTSAKVTHEEKKKLPKYKSLSLDDFELGKKLGKGKFGKVYCVRHKATGYICALKVMEKDKIIQYKLQRQFRREVEIQSSLNHPNLTKLYGYFHDEKRVYLLMEYLVNGEMYKLLRSHGPFNDILASDYIYQIANALDYMHRKHIIHRDIKLENIIIGFNNIIKLTDFGWSIINPPENRRKTVCGTIDYLSPEMVEFREYDHTVDVWALGVLTFELLTGAPPFEEEMKDTTYKRIAALDIKFPNNISQDAQDLILKLLKYDPKDRMRLEDVKMHPWILRNKPFWENKGS from the coding sequence ATGAAGCGTAATAGCCTGGTAAATGTCAAACTGAATGCAAATTCGCCATCAAGAAACCCAACAACAAGACCAAATACGTCCAAGATTAATAAGCCATGGAGAATATCCCATTCTCCACAACAAAGAAACCCCAACTCGAAGATACCTTCACCTGTAcgagaaaaattaaacagACTACCTGttaacaacaaaaaatttttggaaatagaAAACTCTAAGATCCCATCACctataagaaaaatgacCTCCGCCAAGGTGACACacgaagaaaagaagaagttgccCAAGTATAAATCACTGTCACTCGATGATTTTGAACTGGGGAAGAAGTTGGGGAAAGGCAAATTTGGCAAAGTTTATTGCGTTCGGCACAAGGCTACTGGATACATATGTGCCTTGAAAGTAATGGagaaagataaaataatacaatACAAATTACAAAGGCAATTCAGAAGAGAGGTAGAAATACAATCGTCACTGAACCATCCAAATTTAACGAAACTATACGGTTATTTCCACGATGAGAAAAGAGTGTATCTGTTAATGGAGTATTTGGTCAATGGGGAGATGTATAAACTATTGAGGTCGCACGGGCCTTTTAACGATATTTTAGCATCAGATTATATCTATCAAATTGCCAATGCGCTAGACTACATGCATAGGAAACACATCATTCACAGAGATatcaaacttgaaaatataataatagGATTTAATAACATTATCAAACTCACGGATTTTGGATGGAGTATAATTAACCCTCCGGAAAACAGAAGGAAAACAGTTTGTGGCACAATTGACTACCTCTCGCCCGAAATGGTCGAATTCAGGGAATACGATCACACCGTTGACGTTTGGGCCCTGGGGGTCCTTACTTTTGAACTACTAACCGGCGCTCCGCcgtttgaagaagaaatgaaagacACCACGTATAAAAGGATAGCTGCATTGGACATTAAATTCCCAAACAACATTTCCCAGGATGCACAAGACCTAATACTCAAGCTGCTTAAATATGATCCTAAGGATAGAATGCGACTTGAAGACGTCAAAATGCATCCTTGGATACTAAGAAACAAACCGTTCTGGGAAAATAAAGGGTCATAA
- the RKM1 gene encoding protein-lysine N-methyltransferase: MSPEILEALLQWAASFGVVVPEGLKFTYSDLKGILCVCEKEMDEPKIKIPPEIIISRSLPIKCFKLHESTGNINGWLKLFLAKIKFDKYNDTIVDNVCVNKKFKPYLDALPLQLNSPLIWNSSELECLASTNLGNSIHEKFANIFKEWFELITSSDIFDLEKVADDIQIYRTLDGMAYEALYERILKRTELQTPTIWYSFSAFLWSQLIFTSRAFPEYVVNGKCPENSIVLLPIIDLLNHDYRSKVKWYPENGWFCYEKMGTVAQGQELFNNYGGKGNEELLSGYGFVLEDNIFDSVALKIKLPLDVISAILEKEPLLKLPTLSDYTTFAFEDKNSNRQDGEAARDATDYADGVTYFINTQNEQSLEPLLNLFTYLSKTEEETLHDLRARFEGIQMLRNALESKLNNILGATPIDSSNINSYRYYCADIYRKSQKQILKESVARLKRLEKTMLSENKNRLLTMNKILKNDPAFTETELPSLFSSEDDEELVFESTYDLLVLWVLVKARCQSFPTKYQWVGQQYISSGNTAYISDDSKAFHAQYFGKQDNVDLKQVDHAIQFVGANSFTRASSTSGDTILVRK; encoded by the coding sequence ATGTCTCCAGAAATATTAGAAGCACTTCTTCAATGGGCTGCGTCCTTTGGTGTGGTGGTTCCAGAGGGACTGAAGTTTACATACAGCGATCTCAAGGGCATTCTTTGTGTatgtgaaaaagaaatggatgaACCAAAGATCAAGATCCCTCCCGAGATCATCATTTCAAGAAGTTTGCCCATAAAATGCTTCAAGCTCCATGAGTCCACTGGGAATATCAACGGATGGTTGAAATTATTCTTGGCTAAGATAAAGTTCGATAAATATAATGATACCATCGTGGATAATGTTTGCgtgaacaagaaattcaaaCCTTACTTGGATGCGTTACCCTTGCAGCTTAACTCACCATTGATTTGGAACTCAAGCGAGCTGGAGTGTTTAGCATCTACGAACCTGGGGAATTCTATTCATGAGAAATTTGCGAACATATTCAAAGAATGGTTTGAATTGATCACCTCTTCCGATATATTTGATTTAGAAAAAGTGGCAGATGATATTCAGATATACCGCACGCTTGACGGGATGGCATACGAGGCTCTTTATGAACGAATCTTGAAGAGGACTGAACTTCAAACGCCAACCATTTGGTATTCGTTTTCTGCATTTCTATGGTCGCAACTAATATTCACTTCAAGAGCGTTCCCTGAATATGTGGTGAACGGGAAGTGTCCAGAAAATTCTATCGTATTACTTCCCATTATTGACCTTTTAAACCATGACTACCGTTCCAAAGTTAAATGGTATCCTGAAAATGGATGGTTTTGCTATGAAAAAATGGGGACTGTAGCCCAAGGGCAAGAACTGTTCAACAATTATGGCGGTAAGGGGAATGAAGAGTTGCTGTCTGGATACGGGTTTGTCTTGGAAGATAACATTTTTGACTCAGTagctttaaaaataaaattgcCGTTAGATGTAATTTCTGCAATTCTTGAAAAGGAACCTCTTCTGAAACTGCCTACACTTTCAGATTACACAACATTTGCCTTTGAAGATAAGAATTCTAACCGACAAGACGGTGAGGCAGCTCGTGATGCTACGGATTACGCAGACGGTGTAACTTATTTCATTAATACGCAAAATGAGCAAAGTTTAGAGCCATTGCTAAATCTTTTCACTTACCTATCGAAGACTGAGGAGGAAACCTTGCATGATCTGAGAGCCCGTTTCGAAGGTATACAAATGTTAAGAAATGCATTGGAAAGTAAATTGAACAACATTTTAGGAGCTACACCAATTGATTCATCAAATATCAATTCCTACAGATATTATTGTGCTGATATTTATagaaaaagtcaaaaacaaatactAAAGGAATCTGTAGCGCGATTGAAAAGATTAGAGAAGACAATGCTATCagagaacaagaacagaCTACTAACTATGAACAAAATCTTGAAGAACGACCCTGCTTTTACAGAAACTGAGCTCCCTTCATTGTTTAGTagtgaagatgatgaagagcTCGTCTTCGAATCCACCTACGATTTGTTGGTCCTGTGGGTCCTAGTGAAGGCTAGGTGTCAGTCATTCCCTACAAAATATCAGTGGGTGGGACAGCAGTACATTAGTTCTGGGAACACCGCATATATCTCGGATGACTCCAAGGCTTTCCATGCCCAGTACTTCGGCAAGCAAGATAACGTGGACTTGAAACAAGTGGACCACGCAATCCAATTCGTAGGTGCTAACTCCTTCACCAGAGCCTCGTCTACTTCAGGCGATACCATTCTGGTTCGCAAGTAG
- the TYW1 gene encoding putative tRNA 4-demethylwyosine synthase, giving the protein MDGFSLAGAVSVGTLIAAYLYFGGRFSIALVILVGYGIYCNEAGGQVEEKVISSPEKKKSCCSDKKNADGEKTGGCCSEKKKNGAGGGGCCSSKDGKKKSGGGCCSSKDGKKGKGGGCCSSKKKTSNDEDENENVDVVPQVQESKNFPVTVDFTDVFKKPTKKRSGTPKVFSKNNSSKSKIGKKLSVSKKIGQDGLIKTALTISNETLLSSQIYVLYSSLQGAASKAATTVFDKLTGLDELVNKPKLLNLDDLSDFDDYFVDVPAENALYVLVLPSYDIDCPLDYFLQTLEENANDFRVDSFPLRKLVGYTVLGLGDSESWPEKFCYQAKRADHWISRLGGRRIFPLGEICMKTSGNTKIDEWTSLLAETLKDDEPIIYEYDENADSEEDEGEEDNGSDELGDVEDIGGKDNNGKFSSADEIKQMVAKDSPTYKNLTKQGYKVIGSHSGVKICRWTKNELRGKGSCYKKSLFNIASSRCMELTPSLACSSKCVFCWRHGTNPVSKNWRWEVDEPEYILENALKGHYSMIKQMRGVPGVIAERFAKAFEVRHCALSLVGEPILYPHINKFVQLLHQKGITSFLVCNAQHPEALRNIVKVTQLYVSIDAPTKTELKKVDRPLYKDFWERMVECLEILKTVQNHQRTVFRLTLVKGFNMGDVSAYADLVQRGSPCFIEVKGATFSGSSDGNGNPLTMQNIPFYEECIKFVKAFTAELQRRGLYYDIAAEHAHSNCLLIADTKFKINGEWHTHIDFDKFFVLLNSGKDFTYMDYLEKTPEWALFGNGGFAPGNVRVYRKDKKNQNKENQEIQKIKAPLPPIPV; this is encoded by the coding sequence ATGGACGGTTTTAGTTTAGCTGGAGCAGTAAGTGTTGGTACTTTAATCGCTgcatatttatattttggCGGGAGGTTTTCTATAGCGCTGGTGATCTTAGTAGGCTATGGTATTTATTGTAATGAGGCTGGTGGTCAGGTGGAGGAGAAAGTGATTTCTAGCccagaaaagaagaaatcatgCTGTAgtgataagaaaaatgcaGATGGTGAAAAGACTGGTGGATGCTGctctgaaaagaagaaaaatggcGCCGGTGGTGGTGGATGTTGTTCCTCGAAAGAcggtaagaagaaaagcgGAGGTGGGTGTTGTTCTTCTAAGGATGGGAAGAAGGGAAAAGGAGGAGGATGTTGTTcctcgaagaaaaaaactagtaacgacgaagacgaaaacgaaaacgtTGACGTTGTTCCTCAAGTTCAAGAATCCAAAAACTTCCCTGTGACAGTAGATTTTACGGATGTATTCAAGAAACCCACTAAGAAGAGATCTGGAACTCCCAAGGTATTTTCCAAGAATAACTCAtcaaaatccaaaataggtaaaaaattaagtgtttcaaagaaaattggtCAGGATGGATTGATTAAGACTGCTCTTACTATCTCAAACGAAACGCTTTTGAGTTCCCAGATATATGTGCTGTATAGTTCCTTGCAAGGTGCAGCTTCCAAAGCTGCGACGACCGTTTTCGATAAACTAACAGGACTAGATGAATTAGTTAACAAACCAAAACTTTTGAACCTTGATGACCTATCCGACTTTGATGACTATTTTGTGGACGTCCCCGCTGAAAATGCCCTCTATGTTCTTGTTTTACCCTCTTATGATATCGATTGTCCCTTGGACTATTTCCTACAAACTTTGGAAGAGAATGCTAATGATTTCAGAGTAGATAGTTTTCCACTGCGCAAGTTGGTTGGTTATACAGTTCTTGGACTTGGTGATTCTGAATCATGgcctgaaaaattttgttaCCAAGCTAAGAGGGCTGATCATTGGATTTCTCGTTTAGGTGGCAGAAGGATTTTCCCTCTTGGTGAAATCTGTATGAAAACGAGCGGAAATacaaaaattgatgaatgGACTTCATTGTTAGCGGAGACGTTGAAGGATGATGAACCGATCATTTATGAATACGACGAAAACGCAGATtccgaagaagatgaaggagaagaagataacGGTAGTGATGAATTGGGCGATGTGGAAGATATTGGCGGTAAAGATAACAACGGAAAATTTTCGAGTGCCGATGAAATCAAGCAAATGGTAGCGAAAGATAGTccaacatataaaaatttGACAAAGCAAGGCTATAAAGTCATCGGTTCTCATTCAGGTGTCAAGATCTGCAGATGGACCAAGAACGAACTACGTGGTAAAGGATCGTGTTATAAGAAGTCGCTTTTCAATATTGCGTCTAGTAGATGTATGGAATTAACGCCTTCTTTGGCATGCTCTTCTAAGTgtgttttttgttggaGACATGGTACGAATCCTGTGTCCAAAAACTGGAGATGGGAAGTAGATGAACCAGAatatattttggaaaatgccCTTAAGGGACATTATTCCATGATTAAACAGATGCGAGGTGTGCCTGGTGTCATTGCGGAAAGATTCGCCAAGGCGTTTGAAGTTCGTCATTGTGCCTTGTCTCTTGTTGGTGAACCTATACTTTATCCTCATATCAAcaaatttgttcaattACTACATCAAAAGGGGATAACCAGTTTTCTTGTGTGTAATGCTCAACATCCAGAAGCCTTGAGAAATATCGTTAAAGTCACTCAGTTGTATGTTTCCATTGATGCTCCTACAAAGAcagaactgaaaaaagtGGATAGACCTTTATATAAGGATTTCTGGGAGAGAATGGTGGAATgtttagaaattttgaaaactgtgcaaaatcatcaaaggACGGTTTTCAGGTTAACTTTGGTGAAAGGTTTTAATATGGGTGACGTCAGTGCATATGCTGACTTGGTTCAACGCGGATCCCCATGTTTTATTGAAGTTAAAGGAGCTACGTTCAGTGGTTCATCCGATGGGAATGGTAATCCTTTAACTATGCAAAACATTCCGTTCTATGAAGAATGTATAAAGTTTGTGAAGGCATTTACAGCGGAGTTACAGAGGCGTGGATTATATTACGACATTGCTGCCGAGCATGCACACTCCAACTGTTTACTGATTGCTGATACTAAATTCAAGATAAACGGGGAATGGCACACTCATATCGATTTTGACAAGTTTTTCGTACTATTAAACTCAGGCAAAGATTTCACGTATATGGATTATTTAGAAAAGACACCTGAATGGGCTTTATTTGGGAACGGTGGGTTTGCACCAGGCAACGTAAGAGTGTACAGAAAGGATAAGAAGAACCAAAACAAGGAGaaccaagaaattcaaaagataaAAGCTCCTCTTCCTCCTATTCCAGTTTGA
- the PGC1 gene encoding phosphatidylglycerol phospholipase has protein sequence MVEIVGHRAFKGKYPENTLLAFEKAYAAGADVIETDLQMTSDGVVVVNHDSDTDRMWDKNLVISESTWEEVRRLRCKEDGSLAMMTLMEILEWAVSHPGAKLMLDIKFTNEKIIMIKTFAAMLEVKNDLKFWQERITWGIWMLDWYDFGIETGVLKDFRVIVISLSLDIASQFVKRSLSLNDPHYKLFGISVHFVSSWTSRFRLKLLPTLMENDIKVYLWTVNKPVDFKYLCELPIYGAITDDPVKARKLCEGQPMTKPSCTGKKFRIPSLRSVDGLRFHVFVKVYTILCTLLFSKWVHIEVRGWSIAYVIFLFLRTIHFL, from the coding sequence ATGGTTGAGATTGTAGGACATAGAGCTTTCAAGGGAAAATATCCTGAAAACACGCTTTTAGCGTTCGAAAAGGCGTACGCAGCTGGGGCAGATGTGATCGAGACGGATTTGCAAATGACCAGCGATGGTGTGGTGGTGGTCAACCACGACTCTGACACGGACCGGATGTGGGACAAAAACCTGGTGATTAGCGAGTCGACTTGGGAGGAGGTCAGGCGATTGCGCTGCAAAGAGGACGGCTCTCTGGCTATGATGACCTTAATGGAGATCCTTGAGTGGGCAGTCAGTCATCCCGGGGCCAAGTTGATGTTGGACATCAAGTTCACCAACGAGAAAATCATCATGATCAAGACGTTCGCTGCCATGCTGGAGGTTAAGAATgacttgaaattttggcaAGAGAGGATCACTTGGGGCATTTGGATGTTAGATTGGTACGACTTCGGTATCGAAACAGGAGTACTGAAAGACTTTAGAGTCATCGTGATAAGTTTATCCTTAGATATCGCGTCTCAATTTGTGAAGCGTTCCCTGTCGTTGAACGATCCTCATTACAAGCTTTTCGGCATCAGCGTTCATTTTGTCTCCTCGTGGACGAGCCGGTTCAGACTAAAGCTGCTACCGACTCTGATGGAAAACGACATCAAAGTATATTTGTGGACCGTCAACAAACCCGTCGATTTCAAGTATCTTTGTGAATTACCAATTTACGGTGCTATCACTGATGACCCGGTCAAGGCTAGGAAATTATGTGAAGGGCAGCCTATGACAAAGCCGTCCTGTACTGGGAAGAAATTCCGGATACCTAGTTTGAGATCTGTGGATGGGCTAAGATTCCATGTCTTTGTCAAGGTCTACACCATCCTTTGTAcacttttgttttccaaatgggTCCACATCGAAGTGAGGGGTTGGTCCATTGCTTACGTGATTTTCCTATTTCTTCGCAccattcattttctttga
- the HRR25 gene encoding serine/threonine protein kinase HRR25: MDLRVGRKFRIGRKIGSGSFGDIYHGTNLISGEEVAIKLESIRSRHPQLDYESRVYRYLSGGVGIPFIRWFGREGEYNAMVIDLLGPSLEDLFNYCHRRFSFKTVIMLALQMFCRIQYIHGRSFIHRDIKPDNFLMGVGRRGSTVHVIDFGLSKKYRDFNTHRHIPYRENKSLTGTARYASVNTHLGIEQSRRDDLESLGYVLIYFCKGSLPWQGLKATTKKQKYDRIMEKKLNVSVETLCSGLPLEFQEYMSYCKNLKFDEKPDYLFLARLFKDLSIKLEYHNDHLFDWTMLRYTKAMVEKQRDLLIEKGDSDVNNNANSASSADNKSETFNKIKLLAMKKFPTHFHYYKNEDKHNPSPEEIKQQTILNNNAASSLPEELLNALDKGMENLRQQQPQQQGQSSQPQQQQQQQQQPGGQRPNYYPEPLLQQQHRDSQEQQQQQQQQPVPMAATRVTQYPPQVSANNFNTNQASAQPQMRSNSQQPPQDKPAGQSIWL; the protein is encoded by the coding sequence ATGGATTTGAGAGTAGGAAGAAAATTTCGTATTGGTAGGAAGATTGGGAGCGGTTCCTTTGGTGACATTTACCATGGTACAAATTTGATCAGCGGCGAAGAAGTGGCTATTAAGCTGGAGTCCATTAGATCAAGACACCCTCAATTGGACTACGAATCCCGTGTCTACAGATACTTGAGCGGTGGCGTGGGGATTCCTTTCATCAGATGGTTCGGCAGAGAGGGCGAATACAATGCCATGGTTATCGACCTTCTAGGCCCATCATTGGAGGACTTGTTCAACTACTGTCACAGAAgattttccttcaaaacGGTTATCATGCTGGCGTTGCAGATGTTCTGCCGCATCCAATATATACATGGCAGATCGTTCATTCACAGAGATATCAAACCAGACAACTTTCTCATGGGAGTAGGACGCCGTGGTAGCACCGTTCACGTTATTGATTTCGgtctttccaaaaagtaTCGAGATTTCAACACTCATCGTCATATTCCCTacagagaaaacaaatccTTGACCGGTACAGCTCGTTACGCAAGTGTTAACACACATCTTGGTATAGAGCAAAGTAGAAGAGATGACTTGGAATCGCTAGGTTACGTCTTGATCTACTTCTGTAAAGGTTCTTTGCCATGGCAAGGTTTGAAAGCCACCaccaagaaacaaaagtaTGATCGTAttatggaaaagaaactgaaCGTCAGCGTGGAAACTTTATGTTCTGGTTTACCGCTAGAGTTCCAAGAATACATGTCTTACTGTAAGAACCTGAAGTTTGATGAGAAACCAGATTATTTGTTCTTAGCGAGACTATTCAAGGATTTGAGCATCAAACTGGAGTACCACAACGACCACTTGTTCGATTGGACAATGTTGCGTTACACAAAGGCAATGGTGGAAAAGCAAAGAGACTTACTCATCGAAAAGGGCGACTCAGACGTAAATAACAACGCGAATAGCGCAAGCAGCGCCGACAACAAGTCTGAAACCTTCAACAAGATTAAGCTACTAGCTATGAAGAAGTTCCCTACTCATTTCCACTACtataaaaatgaagacaAACACAATCCTTCGccagaagaaatcaaacaacaaaccattttgaataataacGCAGCTTCCTCTTTACCAGAAGAACTGTTGAATGCACTGGATAAAGGCATGGAAAACCTGAGACAACAGCAACCGCAACAACAGGGCCAAAGTTCACAAccacagcagcagcagcagcagcagcagcaaccgGGTGGACAAAGACCAAATTATTATCCTGAACCATTactgcagcagcagcataGGGATTCCCAggagcagcagcagcagcagcagcagcagccaGTCCCCATGGCTGCCACCAGGGTCACTCAGTATCCTCCGCAAGTAAGCGCCAATAATTTCAATACTAATCAAGCATCTGCACAACCTCAAATGAGATCTAATTCGCAGCAACCACCTCAAGATAAACCAGCCGGCCAATCGATTTGGTTATAA